One Nostoc sp. UHCC 0302 DNA window includes the following coding sequences:
- a CDS encoding FHA domain-containing protein, producing MKVKVSYSPTLSEINEVDFTSETTKRGEWIIGRSPDSDLVLDSPDVSRQHGKFFIKSGSYYFSDLGSRNGSIFNGKQAEKERSYLLNDGDIIRIADYVLVVEAVAPTFEQAETVFRIIDPSLFARPRSPENISSPNVVNPTPEVVSQTPIEEISQTPSEAETPVVNAASPEISEIPEVVSTQPEDVIPLADISTSENIIQPVAVISDEVADSATPQVAAEASPDVGEVETPIVGWGINSPVSETSDVSLSQPDDVTPTAEEITAPENIIEADSEESAVAEVTDEISDLEAALAAESTFVQPRDLVTPAHQEESAVAESTDNEFVDWEAAPAAEATFVQPRDIFSREVPGQESSVTETDNQFADLEAALAAESTFVQPRDIFNHEATQEESAVPEATHDEVENSDTSVAAEVNVDVEEQDADIQQEEALNQVAEEDSQVPQDVSNEVLDTSIAAEVNADVEEQDADIQQEEALNQAAEEDSQVPQDVSNEVLDTSLIAEVNADVEEQDANIQMQEPLNQVPEEESQVSQDVTHEVLDTSDAAEVNADVDAAFLEVESSAPSERVIEVIEVSTIHDETAQAQEDVSQVFSNQHIDFSNTSTEQASVDVADVVNIPSLETTESVITELTSPNIEVISQADQPDEISQETNVSEPSPVIIDRNIVLIAHESKKSELAEFVAQHKDFFSRSFTITWPSISEILHQQVGITISRQTPAPTSGGYQTIASSVGSGEILAVIFLRDLLQPQTGQANEEALLRLCTINQVLLATNVSTAEAIVHYIKYITE from the coding sequence ATGAAAGTAAAAGTTAGCTACTCACCAACCCTAAGTGAAATCAATGAAGTTGACTTCACCTCAGAAACTACAAAAAGAGGAGAGTGGATAATAGGTCGTTCTCCTGATTCTGATTTAGTCTTAGATAGCCCTGATGTCAGTCGGCAACATGGTAAATTTTTTATTAAAAGTGGCAGTTACTACTTTAGCGACCTTGGTAGTAGAAATGGCTCAATATTTAATGGTAAACAGGCTGAAAAAGAGCGATCATATCTTTTGAACGATGGCGATATTATTCGAATCGCAGATTACGTCTTGGTAGTGGAAGCAGTTGCTCCTACGTTTGAGCAAGCAGAGACAGTATTTAGAATTATAGATCCTTCACTGTTTGCTAGACCGCGATCGCCTGAAAATATCAGCAGTCCTAATGTTGTTAATCCAACACCAGAGGTAGTAAGTCAAACACCTATTGAAGAAATTAGTCAAACTCCAAGTGAAGCAGAAACGCCTGTGGTTAATGCTGCTTCTCCAGAAATCAGCGAGATTCCAGAAGTTGTTTCTACTCAGCCTGAAGATGTTATCCCACTTGCTGATATCAGCACGTCTGAAAATATAATTCAACCAGTAGCAGTTATTAGTGATGAAGTTGCAGACTCAGCTACACCACAAGTTGCAGCAGAAGCTAGCCCTGATGTTGGTGAAGTAGAAACTCCAATAGTTGGCTGGGGCATCAATTCACCAGTCAGCGAAACCTCAGATGTTTCTTTGTCTCAGCCTGATGATGTTACTCCAACTGCTGAAGAAATAACTGCACCTGAAAACATAATTGAGGCTGACTCAGAAGAAAGTGCAGTTGCAGAAGTTACTGATGAGATTTCTGATTTGGAGGCAGCGCTGGCAGCAGAATCTACCTTCGTACAGCCACGTGATTTAGTCACCCCAGCACATCAAGAAGAGAGTGCAGTTGCAGAATCTACTGATAATGAATTTGTAGATTGGGAAGCAGCACCAGCAGCAGAAGCGACGTTTGTACAACCACGTGATATATTTAGCCGCGAAGTGCCTGGGCAAGAAAGTTCAGTTACAGAAACTGATAATCAGTTTGCAGATTTGGAGGCAGCACTGGCAGCGGAATCCACCTTCGTACAGCCGCGTGATATATTTAACCACGAAGCTACTCAAGAAGAGAGCGCGGTTCCAGAAGCTACACATGATGAGGTTGAGAATTCGGATACATCAGTTGCAGCAGAAGTCAATGTAGATGTTGAAGAACAAGACGCGGACATTCAGCAAGAAGAGGCATTAAATCAAGTAGCAGAGGAGGACAGCCAAGTTCCTCAAGATGTCAGCAATGAAGTATTAGATACATCAATTGCAGCAGAAGTCAATGCAGATGTTGAAGAACAAGACGCGGACATTCAGCAAGAAGAGGCATTAAATCAAGCAGCAGAGGAGGACAGCCAAGTTCCTCAAGATGTCAGCAATGAAGTATTGGATACATCACTTATAGCAGAAGTCAATGCAGATGTTGAGGAACAAGATGCGAACATTCAGATGCAAGAGCCATTAAACCAAGTACCAGAGGAGGAAAGCCAAGTTTCCCAAGATGTCACTCATGAAGTATTGGATACATCAGATGCGGCAGAAGTTAATGCAGACGTTGACGCAGCATTTCTGGAGGTAGAAAGTTCTGCTCCTTCTGAGAGAGTGATTGAAGTCATCGAGGTATCGACCATACATGATGAGACGGCTCAGGCTCAAGAAGACGTTTCACAAGTTTTCAGCAATCAACACATTGATTTTAGTAATACAAGCACTGAACAAGCTAGTGTAGATGTTGCTGATGTAGTTAATATTCCATCTTTAGAGACAACAGAAAGCGTAATTACTGAGTTAACTAGTCCAAATATTGAAGTAATTTCTCAAGCAGACCAGCCTGATGAAATTTCGCAAGAAACAAATGTAAGTGAGCCTTCTCCAGTGATCATTGATAGAAACATAGTACTCATAGCTCACGAAAGCAAGAAATCGGAACTTGCGGAATTCGTTGCTCAACATAAAGACTTTTTCTCCCGGAGTTTTACAATTACCTGGCCATCTATTAGTGAAATCTTACATCAGCAGGTGGGTATAACTATTAGTCGGCAAACTCCCGCACCAACTTCTGGAGGCTATCAAACAATTGCTTCATCAGTTGGCTCAGGAGAAATTTTAGCAGTTATTTTCTTAAGAGATTTGCTGCAACCTCAAACAGGTCAAGCTAACGAAGAAGCACTGCTGAGATTATGTACTATCAACCAAGTTCTACTTGCAACTAATGTGTCAACAGCAGAGGCGATCGTCCATTATATTAAATACATTACAGAGTAG
- a CDS encoding DUF6760 family protein, with protein MFSGARTGGGVISYPSDTLYEQVAFIAYHFHWSQDDILNLEHTTRQRWVAEINKINQKSI; from the coding sequence ATTTTCAGTGGAGCTAGAACTGGCGGGGGAGTCATAAGCTACCCCTCTGATACTTTATACGAGCAGGTAGCTTTTATTGCTTATCATTTTCATTGGTCACAAGATGATATTTTAAATTTAGAACACACTACCCGTCAGCGCTGGGTAGCCGAAATCAATAAAATTAACCAAAAATCAATATGA
- a CDS encoding phage tail assembly protein, translated as MRRKKDTLCTEFAFTLPRGLSDSENRIHRHGVMRLATAKDEILTQQEHRVKENPAYGVLVMLALVITRLGSFNSVSPELLEGLLLHDIAYLREFYNRINLQGNVHIPTQCPHCNNQFSVELELAGES; from the coding sequence ATGCGCCGTAAGAAAGATACTCTCTGCACAGAATTCGCCTTTACTCTTCCTAGAGGGTTGAGTGATAGTGAAAACCGAATACATCGTCATGGAGTGATGCGTTTAGCCACCGCCAAAGATGAAATTTTGACGCAACAAGAACACAGAGTTAAGGAAAATCCAGCTTACGGCGTCTTGGTGATGCTTGCACTGGTTATTACTCGCTTGGGCAGTTTCAACTCTGTTAGTCCTGAATTACTCGAAGGACTGCTCTTACATGACATTGCCTATCTTCGAGAATTTTACAATCGAATCAATCTGCAAGGCAATGTACACATTCCAACACAATGTCCCCACTGCAATAATCAATTTTCAGTGGAGCTAGAACTGGCGGGGGAGTCATAA
- a CDS encoding phage tail protein: MFQVPFASKLGDKEFLTQYRFFVGLNLGWNDSDSYFLECQGITRTQEVIEICEVTSQKWAEASKGRPVITKLPGNTKSGNIILRKGLTRVKTWWDWFEKIETGKWSKERKNIYLSIYNQEGKERARFELNGGWPTSYKISDFNANSHEIEIEEMELAFEEFQRVEPTVTGYF; this comes from the coding sequence ATGTTCCAAGTACCGTTTGCTTCAAAGTTAGGAGACAAAGAATTTCTCACACAATACCGTTTTTTTGTAGGACTAAACTTAGGCTGGAATGACAGCGATAGCTACTTTTTAGAATGCCAAGGTATTACAAGAACCCAGGAGGTAATTGAAATTTGTGAAGTAACTTCTCAAAAGTGGGCAGAAGCATCAAAAGGTAGACCAGTTATAACTAAACTTCCTGGCAATACTAAAAGTGGTAATATTATTCTGCGTAAAGGTTTGACCAGAGTCAAAACTTGGTGGGACTGGTTTGAAAAAATTGAAACAGGTAAGTGGAGTAAAGAACGTAAAAATATTTATTTATCTATTTACAATCAAGAAGGCAAGGAAAGAGCTAGATTTGAATTAAATGGTGGTTGGCCTACTAGTTACAAAATTAGTGATTTTAACGCTAACAGTCATGAAATAGAAATTGAGGAGATGGAGCTTGCTTTTGAGGAATTTCAACGCGTGGAGCCTACTGTTACGGGTTATTTTTGA
- a CDS encoding phage tail protein, whose protein sequence is MVDNSIYDWYFKCSKDGESRQWEDNRKGVSVTDYVQYRTTEVIRINFINCFPISYTAPEFDAKNNELATEQIEMTIKSFKIERTQKNLKS, encoded by the coding sequence ATGGTTGACAATAGCATCTACGATTGGTATTTCAAGTGCAGCAAAGATGGAGAAAGCCGTCAGTGGGAGGACAACCGTAAAGGAGTTTCAGTTACTGATTATGTCCAGTATAGGACAACAGAAGTAATCCGTATAAATTTTATAAATTGCTTTCCTATATCATATACAGCCCCAGAATTCGATGCTAAAAACAATGAATTGGCGACAGAGCAGATTGAGATGACTATTAAGAGTTTTAAGATTGAAAGAACTCAAAAAAACCTCAAGAGTTGA
- a CDS encoding phage tail protein yields MANEYIGASVFYFNAEGIEEKFVKSVTGLGIKNNATTDIRGSGKSGKVIRQNTPGQVEHNNVTITLNYNGDDSIYQWYLKCSQDGEKRNWDENRKAVSVIGYAQDRSTEVIRINLTNCFPVSYTAPEFDSTNNDLVTEQIEVAIEGFKIERTTKSLKT; encoded by the coding sequence ATGGCAAACGAATATATTGGTGCTTCAGTCTTTTACTTTAATGCAGAAGGCATTGAGGAGAAATTTGTTAAATCAGTTACAGGATTAGGGATAAAAAATAATGCCACTACAGATATTAGAGGTTCAGGCAAAAGTGGTAAGGTAATCCGTCAAAACACTCCTGGACAGGTAGAACATAATAATGTCACAATTACCTTAAATTACAATGGTGACGATAGCATCTACCAATGGTATTTAAAGTGTAGCCAAGATGGAGAAAAGCGTAACTGGGATGAAAACCGTAAAGCAGTTTCAGTTATTGGTTATGCCCAAGATAGGTCAACTGAAGTAATTCGTATAAATCTTACAAATTGCTTTCCCGTATCATATACAGCTCCAGAATTTGATTCTACAAACAATGATCTGGTAACAGAGCAGATTGAAGTAGCTATTGAGGGTTTTAAGATCGAAAGAACTACAAAGTCCCTCAAGACTTAA
- a CDS encoding phage tail sheath C-terminal domain-containing protein, translating into MARLDYFAPGVYIEEFDRGSRPIEGVSTAIAGFVGFTEDIRDDAELFKPMLVTNWTQYLNYFARPNSDGFTDFNAYLPFAVYGYFMNGGGRCWVTSIGTQLPGAPKPATQEPTTLRINARGNRPALRFTLRPEQATGGLVNILIIDGSPRPLPEGTEGETAPNTGEYFTIQIRRGDELLEQYENLTMNRDPNAQVATYALAALRNSMYVSVEDITQSGQPLTRRPVNGQYELAPPIVAPPADRFSQDIEGVRDDRTGVRGIFEIDEITMLACPDLMRAYQEQVLNLDQVHGIMELMISMCEGSASGDIPNPPNRMVLLDPPPDAVKPQQVVNWLNRFNRRSMFAALYYPWIKVPNPRDRGNPILVPPCGHMMGVWGRTDETRGVYKAPANEVPRGVIGLGYDTNFREQELLNPIGINCIRNFPNRGIRIWGARTLVEPDKTEWRYISVRRLISYLEKSIELGTQWAVFEPNDQDLWARVRRTVSNFLERIWREGALFGDSPAQAFYVKCDAELNPPESIILGRLYVEIGVCPVRPAEFVVFRISQWNSLDDQ; encoded by the coding sequence ATGGCTAGACTTGATTATTTTGCTCCTGGTGTCTATATTGAAGAGTTTGACCGAGGGAGCCGACCGATTGAAGGTGTTAGCACAGCAATTGCCGGGTTTGTAGGCTTTACAGAAGATATTCGAGATGATGCTGAGCTATTTAAGCCAATGTTGGTGACTAATTGGACGCAATATCTCAACTATTTTGCCCGTCCTAATTCTGATGGTTTCACCGATTTCAACGCCTACTTACCCTTTGCAGTCTATGGCTACTTCATGAATGGTGGCGGTCGCTGCTGGGTGACAAGCATTGGCACTCAATTACCAGGCGCACCTAAACCCGCAACTCAAGAACCTACTACCCTGAGAATCAACGCTCGAGGCAATCGTCCAGCCCTTCGCTTTACTTTGCGCCCTGAGCAAGCAACAGGCGGATTAGTAAATATCTTAATTATCGATGGTTCTCCTCGTCCCCTACCTGAAGGTACTGAAGGAGAAACTGCTCCAAATACAGGGGAATATTTCACAATCCAGATTCGTCGAGGAGATGAGCTTCTAGAACAATACGAGAACTTGACGATGAACCGCGACCCGAATGCTCAAGTAGCAACTTATGCGCTGGCGGCATTGAGAAATTCTATGTATGTCAGTGTAGAAGACATTACTCAAAGTGGACAGCCATTAACTCGCCGTCCAGTTAATGGTCAATACGAACTAGCGCCACCAATTGTTGCCCCCCCTGCGGATAGATTCTCACAAGATATAGAAGGGGTAAGAGATGATCGCACAGGGGTACGCGGGATTTTTGAAATTGATGAAATCACAATGCTGGCTTGCCCTGATCTCATGCGGGCTTATCAAGAACAAGTGCTGAACTTGGATCAAGTCCACGGGATTATGGAACTGATGATCAGCATGTGCGAGGGTTCTGCCAGTGGCGATATTCCTAATCCACCCAACCGCATGGTTTTACTTGATCCACCACCTGATGCTGTTAAACCCCAACAAGTAGTGAATTGGTTGAATAGATTTAACCGTCGTTCGATGTTTGCAGCCCTTTACTATCCTTGGATCAAAGTTCCTAACCCGCGCGATCGCGGCAATCCCATTTTAGTACCTCCTTGTGGTCATATGATGGGTGTTTGGGGACGCACCGACGAAACCAGAGGTGTCTATAAAGCGCCTGCAAATGAAGTACCCAGAGGCGTAATTGGTTTGGGTTACGATACCAATTTCCGCGAACAGGAACTATTGAACCCCATTGGTATAAATTGCATTCGCAATTTTCCGAACCGAGGTATCCGCATTTGGGGAGCGAGAACTTTAGTTGAGCCAGATAAAACAGAGTGGCGTTATATCAGCGTGCGTCGGTTGATTAGTTACTTAGAAAAATCAATTGAACTGGGTACTCAATGGGCAGTTTTTGAACCTAATGATCAAGATTTGTGGGCGCGTGTCAGACGTACTGTCAGTAACTTTTTGGAGCGTATTTGGCGTGAGGGTGCTTTATTTGGAGATTCACCGGCACAGGCATTTTATGTTAAATGCGATGCGGAATTGAATCCACCAGAAAGTATAATTTTAGGTCGTTTGTACGTCGAAATAGGTGTTTGCCCCGTTAGACCAGCAGAGTTTGTGGTCTTCCGTATCAGTCAATGGAATTCACTTGATGATCAATAA
- a CDS encoding Pvc16 family protein: MLISVLQTLAEILAGGTSLTSTEQIDFSHPGNRREQGVGPTLNLYIYDIRESKQYQQAGRQVERNITRHQQPGTVNWAPNWFDVSLLLTAWDRTTLGEHHFLSEALTVLLRHQPLEEEFLVPELRGYGSLPMMLGIQPPLELGGIWSALNVPLRLALYLTISVPLDRQPTITPLVWERIFDLQSTAGKYGGNQVMARRVVIAGSVKSATTNLSLLTAKVTLQGTTKFTESKKEGLFFFENLERGNYVLNINCPGYLPKNVNALVDDSYIFREIFLTPE, translated from the coding sequence ATGCTCATATCCGTTCTTCAAACTCTAGCCGAGATTCTAGCTGGAGGAACCTCACTTACCAGTACGGAGCAAATTGACTTTAGCCATCCTGGTAATCGAAGGGAACAGGGGGTAGGTCCAACTCTCAATTTATACATTTATGATATTCGTGAGAGTAAGCAGTATCAACAAGCCGGAAGGCAAGTTGAACGTAATATTACACGCCATCAACAACCTGGCACTGTAAATTGGGCACCTAATTGGTTTGATGTTTCACTGCTATTAACAGCTTGGGATAGGACGACTTTAGGCGAGCATCACTTTCTCAGTGAAGCATTGACTGTACTTCTACGCCATCAACCTTTGGAGGAGGAGTTTTTAGTCCCTGAATTGCGGGGTTATGGTAGTTTGCCTATGATGCTTGGAATACAGCCGCCACTTGAGCTTGGCGGCATATGGAGCGCTCTTAATGTACCTTTGCGTTTAGCCTTGTATTTAACAATAAGCGTGCCTCTTGATAGGCAACCTACCATAACACCTTTAGTTTGGGAACGAATTTTTGACCTGCAAAGTACAGCTGGTAAATATGGTGGTAACCAAGTTATGGCTAGGCGAGTAGTAATTGCAGGTTCTGTCAAGAGTGCGACAACAAATCTGTCACTACTGACGGCAAAAGTTACTCTCCAAGGAACTACAAAATTCACGGAAAGTAAGAAAGAAGGACTGTTCTTTTTTGAAAACCTTGAGAGAGGTAACTATGTTTTAAATATAAATTGTCCTGGCTATTTACCCAAGAATGTTAATGCATTGGTAGATGATAGTTATATTTTTAGAGAGATATTTTTAACTCCTGAATAA
- a CDS encoding HAMP domain-containing sensor histidine kinase gives MTLGFSIQKLENGSNYLSSSDIQNFCQLKSEQLTSQDPIFFARIVYNDCLFKAHQEVINYSQYQTPFSQKILAYLRSEAWLIDFPPAFTLHEFRLKDFSYICYICPIGYRNQKPEYIQIITHEPLSESLQLYIKRSAILLSKYVDIYLDYKRQKTEIQLLEDILHRVGHQLRNSLGLIGLYAHNLYLGLKDSPWKEQATIIGESIQDLDTNLNELIDCGQSAKLRVTSQNLRSLVVESITNLQPLINQKQLKISIPDTSTVLKIDRLQIKQVFDNILSNAVHFSPNSGTITCNWQIFQDEVLIKISDQGKGLSQEDLQKVFTPFYSRRKGGTGLGLTIAKKIILDHQGSIWAQVLSERGAQFSIILPRPRNNL, from the coding sequence ATGACACTAGGCTTTTCTATACAAAAACTAGAAAATGGCTCTAACTATTTGAGTTCTTCAGATATTCAAAATTTTTGTCAACTCAAGTCTGAGCAGCTAACTAGTCAAGATCCAATTTTTTTCGCTCGGATTGTCTATAATGATTGCTTATTCAAAGCTCATCAGGAAGTTATAAATTATAGTCAATATCAAACTCCTTTTTCCCAAAAAATTTTAGCTTATTTGCGGTCAGAAGCATGGCTTATAGATTTTCCACCTGCTTTTACTTTACATGAATTTAGACTTAAGGACTTTTCATATATTTGTTATATTTGCCCCATAGGCTATAGAAATCAAAAACCTGAATACATTCAAATTATTACTCATGAACCTCTCTCAGAGAGTTTGCAATTATACATAAAACGCTCTGCCATACTCCTGAGCAAGTATGTAGATATTTACTTAGACTACAAAAGACAAAAAACTGAAATTCAACTACTGGAAGATATTCTGCATCGAGTAGGTCATCAATTGCGTAACTCTCTAGGACTTATAGGATTGTATGCACATAATTTATACTTAGGGTTAAAGGATAGTCCTTGGAAAGAGCAAGCAACAATTATCGGCGAAAGCATACAAGATTTAGATACTAATTTAAATGAGCTGATTGATTGTGGACAAAGTGCAAAATTAAGAGTAACATCTCAAAATTTAAGAAGTTTGGTAGTTGAAAGTATCACAAATTTACAACCTTTAATTAATCAAAAACAGCTTAAAATATCGATTCCAGATACATCGACAGTACTGAAGATAGACAGATTACAAATAAAACAAGTTTTTGACAATATCCTCAGTAATGCTGTTCATTTCAGTCCTAATTCAGGAACTATTACCTGTAATTGGCAAATTTTTCAAGATGAAGTTTTAATTAAAATCTCAGATCAAGGAAAAGGACTATCTCAAGAGGATTTACAGAAAGTATTCACCCCATTTTATTCCCGACGTAAAGGAGGTACAGGACTGGGTTTAACTATCGCTAAAAAAATTATTTTGGATCATCAAGGAAGTATCTGGGCGCAAGTTTTGTCAGAACGGGGAGCGCAATTTTCTATAATTCTGCCTCGACCAAGGAATAATTTATAA
- a CDS encoding response regulator transcription factor — MIHEQKKLSVLLVDDEERFRQGIRTLLNFYSISSTLPIEIVGDADTVEQVLKLTAQKSPDLILLDLQLSGCDGITVLVRLKEASYSGKVLVLSGHQEDDWIFRAMQAGAAGYVFKNRLATQLGEAIDTVIRSEVYLPSEVASRFFRFFQAYSDSAIRACHQLHLTEREQEVLYWLTQGASNEEISKHLYVTVATVKAHLTSIFEKLKVTSRTQAIVAAIKLGLVKA; from the coding sequence ATGATTCATGAACAAAAAAAACTTTCAGTTTTGCTAGTGGATGACGAGGAACGGTTCCGCCAAGGGATACGTACTCTCCTCAACTTTTATAGTATTAGTTCTACATTACCTATAGAAATTGTGGGTGATGCAGATACTGTAGAGCAAGTTTTAAAGTTGACAGCCCAGAAATCTCCAGATTTAATTTTGCTAGACTTGCAATTGTCCGGGTGTGATGGAATTACAGTTTTAGTACGTCTTAAAGAAGCTTCTTATAGTGGTAAAGTTTTAGTATTATCTGGTCACCAAGAAGACGATTGGATTTTTAGAGCGATGCAAGCAGGAGCTGCGGGTTATGTGTTTAAAAATCGTTTAGCAACTCAATTAGGTGAAGCTATTGACACTGTAATTAGGTCTGAAGTTTATCTACCTTCGGAAGTTGCTAGCCGTTTTTTCAGGTTTTTTCAGGCTTATTCAGACTCTGCTATCAGAGCCTGTCATCAGTTACATTTAACCGAAAGAGAGCAAGAAGTTTTATATTGGTTAACTCAAGGTGCTTCTAATGAAGAAATTTCTAAGCATTTATATGTAACAGTAGCTACTGTTAAGGCTCATCTGACAAGTATTTTTGAAAAATTGAAGGTTACTAGCCGAACTCAAGCTATTGTAGCTGCTATCAAGTTAGGATTAGTTAAAGCTTGA
- a CDS encoding substrate-binding domain-containing protein: MPSFESFYKEYPCSYNAPLSCDRPFQTAQQIKGAKFCLECGFPATLPQEAEIKGNQGTYQVGSFLGMRGLGRLYSGIQVKDKHPVIIKEYLLPNRSFNESETLKRKDSFKRVGGVSLADSRIQNFRLANTWEAIADEKGERCYLITKEIGASQTLGKYLIEKGAMTAAEVREVLNQALQTLQFLHTQKLRFPSNQIQQGLAHGNINLDSTLIQLENNQKFYIFFCDLAVWENLFIPPSIAQPAPATPEQDLESLGLVAFYLWVGRTTNYSSNQPLDYRDNQQWPDTDSHLKQFIYRLIGLSTPFENAEVARQALLQLPKEGDVNSSRSLSTTKETAKRFPTPLILLGILALLLLGGGILYYFWPWKKSPDNQLLIWSGLVRTFSEVDNVPPGKYIYTGEKDSTWSFILTQSVDNSSLKDVFNNPKPDAKATFNYATVISSDINNPIKSIEEVQAGKKDFAITSLAESITGKLDKKQVAYDGLFVFVAFDKTDSNLANALGGKITIDQLRKIFTGKITNWQQINPKLPNLTVRPFAPIEPEAIQKFQQIVLKNDPQDKALFEAKVQRIETSQTQVRIRKESEALNGQPLGIISFGILSKTWAQCAGYPLAIIDGGKPANQPLFQRRERRPITTSDDLCQHDDYFFDVTTFQSYPLGYPTFVVYPKDNNRPSGGSTFAEMLTTRQGQCLLSKVGLVALQPMPDDINSYACKSVP; encoded by the coding sequence ATGCCTTCATTTGAATCTTTTTATAAAGAATATCCTTGCTCATATAATGCTCCTTTAAGTTGTGATCGCCCTTTTCAAACGGCCCAGCAAATCAAAGGCGCTAAATTTTGTTTGGAATGCGGTTTTCCTGCAACTTTACCCCAGGAAGCTGAGATTAAAGGAAATCAAGGTACTTACCAGGTGGGTAGTTTTTTAGGAATGCGAGGTTTAGGGCGCTTATACTCAGGTATCCAAGTTAAAGATAAGCATCCTGTAATTATTAAAGAATACTTGTTACCAAATCGTAGTTTTAATGAAAGCGAAACTCTCAAGCGTAAAGATAGTTTTAAACGCGTTGGAGGAGTGAGTTTAGCAGATAGTAGAATTCAAAACTTTCGTCTTGCAAACACTTGGGAAGCGATCGCTGATGAGAAAGGAGAACGCTGTTATTTAATTACTAAAGAAATAGGAGCATCCCAGACTTTAGGTAAATATCTTATAGAAAAAGGAGCAATGACGGCTGCTGAGGTACGTGAGGTACTAAATCAAGCTCTACAAACTCTACAGTTTCTCCACACCCAAAAACTGCGGTTTCCCTCGAACCAAATACAGCAAGGCTTAGCTCATGGTAATATCAATTTAGATAGTACTTTAATTCAATTAGAAAATAATCAAAAATTTTATATATTCTTTTGTGATTTAGCTGTCTGGGAAAATTTATTTATTCCACCTAGTATTGCTCAACCTGCACCTGCTACGCCTGAACAAGACTTAGAGTCATTAGGATTAGTAGCTTTTTATTTATGGGTAGGACGGACAACAAATTATTCGTCTAACCAACCACTTGATTATAGAGATAATCAACAATGGCCAGATACTGATAGTCACTTAAAACAGTTTATTTATCGCTTAATTGGTCTAAGTACTCCTTTTGAGAATGCTGAAGTTGCTCGTCAAGCACTGTTACAGCTTCCTAAAGAAGGCGATGTAAATAGTTCCAGGAGCTTGTCTACTACTAAAGAAACAGCAAAACGTTTCCCAACACCCTTAATTTTGTTAGGAATTCTAGCTTTGCTATTATTAGGAGGGGGAATCTTATATTATTTTTGGCCTTGGAAGAAATCACCTGATAACCAATTATTAATTTGGTCTGGACTTGTACGGACTTTTTCAGAAGTGGATAATGTCCCTCCTGGAAAGTATATTTATACAGGAGAAAAAGATAGTACATGGAGTTTCATATTAACCCAGTCAGTAGACAACAGTAGCTTAAAAGATGTATTTAATAACCCAAAACCAGATGCAAAAGCAACATTTAACTATGCAACTGTTATTTCATCAGATATAAATAACCCTATTAAAAGTATAGAAGAAGTACAAGCAGGTAAAAAAGACTTTGCAATTACCAGTTTGGCAGAGAGTATCACAGGTAAACTTGATAAAAAACAAGTTGCTTATGATGGACTATTTGTTTTTGTAGCTTTTGATAAAACAGATTCAAACCTTGCTAATGCACTAGGAGGCAAAATTACTATTGACCAATTGCGTAAAATTTTTACAGGCAAAATTACCAATTGGCAGCAAATTAATCCCAAACTGCCAAATCTTACTGTTAGGCCTTTTGCCCCAATAGAACCTGAAGCAATACAGAAATTTCAACAAATAGTTCTCAAAAACGATCCTCAAGACAAAGCTTTATTTGAAGCCAAAGTCCAGAGAATTGAAACAAGCCAAACCCAGGTACGGATACGCAAAGAGAGTGAAGCTCTAAATGGGCAACCTCTTGGCATTATCAGCTTTGGGATTCTCAGTAAAACTTGGGCGCAGTGTGCGGGCTATCCATTAGCGATAATTGATGGCGGTAAGCCAGCGAATCAGCCTCTGTTTCAACGGCGTGAGCGCCGCCCAATAACTACGTCAGATGACTTGTGTCAGCATGACGACTATTTTTTTGATGTTACAACTTTTCAGAGCTACCCCTTGGGATACCCTACATTTGTAGTGTACCCTAAAGACAATAACCGCCCGTCAGGTGGTTCTACATTTGCTGAGATGCTAACTACTCGTCAGGGTCAGTGTTTACTTAGTAAAGTAGGTCTTGTAGCTTTACAACCTATGCCTGATGATATAAATTCCTATGCCTGCAAATCGGTGCCCTAA